From a single Phycisphaerales bacterium genomic region:
- a CDS encoding ABC transporter permease has product MSSATRQLIWPLAALVLLLAFNAAFHPSFFHLQVQHGRLSGSMIDVFNQGVPVLLLALGMTLVIGTGGIDLSVGAIMAVAGAVAAAALRQEAPVALAVAAALGACAAAGLWNGALVTLAGIPPIVATLILMVAGRGVAQLITHGQTMLIDSDSAFTLIGRGVVLGVPAPILIVLAAALALAALVRLTALGLFIESIGGNEQASRYAGVRVGSIRMAVYLLMGVLAAIAGLIDAADIAAADANNAGLYLELDAILAVVIGGTALTGGRFTLLGSIIGAIIIQTLSTTILSFGRNAPVELNLVIKAAVVLIVCLLQSGELRRLIARVWRGSP; this is encoded by the coding sequence ATGTCTAGCGCCACACGCCAACTCATCTGGCCCCTCGCCGCCCTGGTGCTGCTGCTTGCGTTCAACGCGGCGTTCCATCCATCTTTCTTTCACCTCCAGGTGCAGCACGGCCGGCTCAGCGGTTCGATGATCGACGTATTCAACCAGGGGGTGCCGGTGCTGCTGCTGGCTCTGGGCATGACGCTGGTGATCGGCACAGGCGGCATCGATCTCTCCGTCGGCGCCATCATGGCCGTGGCCGGCGCCGTCGCAGCCGCGGCGCTGCGCCAGGAAGCCCCGGTCGCACTGGCCGTCGCCGCGGCGCTGGGCGCGTGCGCCGCCGCGGGATTGTGGAACGGCGCGCTCGTCACCCTGGCGGGCATCCCCCCTATCGTCGCCACGCTCATACTCATGGTCGCCGGTCGCGGCGTGGCGCAACTCATCACCCATGGGCAGACCATGCTCATCGATTCCGACAGCGCCTTCACGCTGATCGGGCGCGGCGTCGTGCTCGGCGTGCCGGCTCCCATCCTCATCGTCCTCGCGGCGGCGCTCGCCCTGGCAGCGTTGGTCCGGCTCACGGCGCTGGGGCTGTTCATCGAGTCCATTGGCGGCAACGAGCAGGCCAGCCGCTACGCCGGCGTCCGCGTCGGCTCGATCCGCATGGCTGTGTACCTCCTCATGGGCGTGCTGGCCGCCATCGCCGGGCTCATCGACGCCGCCGACATCGCCGCGGCCGACGCGAACAACGCCGGCCTCTATCTCGAACTTGACGCCATTCTCGCCGTGGTCATCGGTGGCACGGCCCTGACCGGCGGCCGCTTCACGCTGCTGGGCTCGATCATCGGCGCCATCATCATTCAGACGCTTTCGACGACGATTCTCAGCTTTGGTCGCAATGCGCCCGTCGAACTCAACCTCGTCATCAAGGCCGCGGTCGTGCTCATCGTCTGCCTGCTCCAGTCGGGCGAACTTCGCCGGCTCATCGCGCGAGTGTGGAGAGGATCGCCATGA